Sequence from the Gracilinanus agilis isolate LMUSP501 chromosome 6, AgileGrace, whole genome shotgun sequence genome:
AGCTGGCTGGAGGGCCAGGAGGGGGCCTCATTTCCCCGAGGGACCCAAGCAAGGGGACTGGAGCTAGTAGAaatcctcaccccccccccccgcctcccTTTAACTCGTCTTTCTTCGGAGGCAGCTGGTCTTGTGGACGGGCCGAGGGCCCAAAGAGGGCACCCCACCATCCAGCCGCAGGGGAGTGCCAAAACTGAGCATAACCAACAGGCAGTTCCAACCGGATAAATGGTTGAGGTGGGAAAAGCCAGAGAACGGAAAGTTGACTCTTTCAGTTCTGGATAGAAGAAAAATCCGGAACCACGCAAGGCCCCGAAGACAAAATGGAGAGTCTCAACTCTAGAAAACAGAAATGTTTCtccccaaataaaatcaatgccGCTCGAATCAGAGAAAAAGATATGGATTTGGGGAAATCTTTCCTCTTCACACCTCCAACAAAAGTTCCCCAAACGGGGCCTAGAGAGAACTCGCGTAAAGATCTGTTTAAGAACCTCCACACAGAAATTTTccaagaaagaaatacaaatgacGACTGACCACTTGAAAAAATTCACAATCTGCAAACAACTGAATGAATACAAACTATAACCCTGGGCCGGCACCTTAGACCATaaatcctcccctccccccctttaaaaaatctttaccttccaccttagaattgccactaagtattggttccaaggcagaagaatggggatggctaggcaattgggattaagtgatttgcccagggtcacacagctaggaagtgtgtgagggcagatttgaacccaggtcctccccactctaggtccagcacgctatccactgagccatctagctgtcccaataAACACCTTTTGAATGAATTCTGCCCTATTCCTCTTAAGTTGGCAAAGATAGGAAATGTATGTAAAGGTGCTGCTGGCAGCAGCACTGTCTGTGATCCACAAGACAGTCCCACAAGGAATGACCCAGGGGAACGTGGGCGAAAAGGAAGTGATATCCGCAAAAGAAACAAGGCCACACTGATGCGAATGGGGTCAGCGTGGAAAAGCAGAGGACCCAAGGCCCGTCTAATTGTGGGGAATTTCACTGTATGACAGACGCATTTCTCTAGTTTCCCTGTTAACGATCCACTTGTTTAGAGGAGAAAAGCGCCAGGTGAAGGAGTACAGAAGGCTGGTCGCCGGCAAATAGCTGTTGTGTCAAAATAAAAGGAATCGACTGATTTTTAGAAAACCTTTTCCTTTGAAAGTAAGAGCAtggattatgtaaccatgttaacttttctaaaaaataaatattaataaatgtttaaaaaaaaccacaaccttTTCCTTCGGTCCTAGCGCCAACGCTAGGATAGAAGCTCGAGGGCAAAGAGATTGGATTGTGTGGGTTTTCCAAGGACTGTAGCCAATGCCTTCCCCGGGTGGCGAGCACCCATCTCTCTCGTGTTCATCAGCAGGTCACTGAACAAAACGGGAGTCAACTGTTCTGTCTTCAAGGATCCCCACAGGGCTTTCACAAGATACTGCAAGCAAGTCAAGAGGTGACTTCAAATCCTtccctcctcatcctccttcGAGGCTTCAATAAGGGGCTCCCTCACCCTGAGGGATGAGTCCTCAACTGTTGGGTCCGAACGGGTTTGAGAGAATAGGATCTGCTTAAATAACTCCTTCCCTGCCAGAACGAGGTAGAGATCCTACATTCTATGGGGAACACAGTCATTGCTTGTTGAAGTAAATTGAGTTTGACTCTGAGAGGTAGATATTATAGCATAAAAGGAAGTCTGGGCTTGGAATCGTAATCCTGGTAGCTGggtgatgttggacaagtcacctgactctgtgcctccttttccttatctgtaaaatggggacaagagCTATGCCGACTCCCTGCTTCATGAAAGCAAACCTCTAACTAGCTGTCAGGTACTGGAAGGCTGTGAGTGAAGCTATCACAGGAATTGGTCAGTCGACAAGCTTTTATTCAGGGCTTATGaggcaccaggcactgtgctaagtgctatgggtacaaaggaaagcaaaaaataggGACCCTTCCCTCAAagggctcacattctaatggaagagacaacatgtcaATAACTATGTAGacacaagatatatacagtggggaaagggaaaggccTTCTGCAGAGTCTTGAAGGGGGCCAGGGAAGgcaggaggcagaggtgaagaggaaaaacattccaggcacagggcaCAGCCAGTACAAAGGCCCAGAGTCGGGAGATGGTGCTGCCTGTGCAAGGACAGCCAGGCCAGTGCACTGCACTGGGATCCTGGAGatcaaggaaggaaataaagtgtcCGAACgctgggaagggaggaagggccTGGGTCGGGAAGGGCTTCCATGCCGGCCGAGCTTGGAGGTGATGGGAGCCAGCAGAGGCTCCCCAGATCTTGGTCCTTAGGCTAGGCCCAACCTCAGCAGCTCCTCTAACACCAGTCCTCATCAGACCCGATACAACCAGCTGCCACCCAAATCTGCAAACCGAAGAACCAGGAGGGAGGGTGAGGCAGAGGCCTAGCAGGGTGCCCCTCCTAGTGGCCGGTGCAGTCaggactacaactcccagggtgCACTGCTTCCCCCAGAGCTAACAGGGTTCTGTGCTGCTGCAGccagggatgggggtggggcagctCAAAGCAGGGGAGGAGCCCAGCGGGGGCTCTCCAAGGGAGAGGGTCCCCTTCTGCCTCCGTCAGCTGGGCGGacactggggtggggggtggcgtCGTGCCCGCTTCCAGCTGCCCAGGCCAGCTGAGAGGGCAGCCCTTACCCCTACCTGAGGCTCAAGGCCAGTCCCCAAAGCTGAGGAGGCGGGCGGCCCGCAGCCCGGCCAGAATGATTGTCTCCGCCCTCCCCACCCCATGTCCGGGCTCCCAGCTAAGTCAGTGCCGTGTTGTTGAGCCGGTCCAGGACCCGGGAGCAATGGGGGTCGCTCTCGAGGTGGTAGCTGCTCTCGTAGAGGGTGGGGCACAGGTGCCAGCGGTTGGCCCGGTAGATTCCTAGGTAGGTGTAGACGTCCGGCTTGTAGGTGAGCGGGCACTTGACCCCCGCGGCCCGGATGGCCGAGTCAGCCTTCAGCACTCCCTCCTGGTCTGTGAAGTCATCGGTGTAGACGCAGATGACCTGCCGCTCCTTTTCCTGGGCCCGGGGGCTCACTTTGGCCACCTGCAGCTTCCCCTCCACCACCGCTCGGGCGATGCCGGCCCACGCGTGGTCCAGCTTGAAGCCGGGGCTCAGATGCATCAGCCATTTGCCGGTCAGGACCTGGTGGGTGAGGGCTAGCTCCCGCAGGACGGCAGGCGTGATGGGCCGCCCGCTGGCCTGCAGGGCTTCCCAAGCCCCCTGGAGTCCCTGGACATCCCCAGCTCCGGGGGAAAAATCGGGCCCGTAGACGGCGATCCAGCCCACAGGCTTGGGATTGGGGTCACTGGGGCCTCCGTAGCGGGAGACTTGGGAAGGAGGGTAGGTGGCCAGCCAGGGGTCCAGCTCGCAGGGTGGGGTGCAGCGGGCATCGAAGACCAGCCAGGGGTCCATATCTGCTGCCATGGCCTCTGCCGCCAGGTGCTCCGCCGTGAAGCCATCCTCCTGGTTCCCCACGGGGATCTCTTCCTCCAGCAGCTCTATCCtgcagggagagggggaaaggtgAGGCCTGAAGAACCCTCGGGCATGGGTCAGCAAGggccacgggggggggggggggggggggggNNNNNNNNNNNNNNNNNNNNNNNNNNNNNNNNNNNNNNNNNNNNNNNNNNNNNNNNNNNNNNNNNNNNNNNNNNNNNNNNNNNNNNNNNNNNNNNNNNNNNNNNNNNNNNNNNNNNNNNNNNNNNNNNNNNNNNNNNNNNNNNNNNNNNNNNNNNNNNNNNNNNNNNNNNNNNNNNNNNNNNNNNNNNNNNNNNNNNNNNNNNNNNNNNNNNNNNNNNNNNNNNNNNNNNNNNNNNNNNNNNNNNNNNNNNNNNNNNNNNNNNNNNNNNNNNNNNNNNNNNNNNNNNNNNNNNNNNNNNNNNNNNNNNNNNNNNNNNNNNNNNNNNNNNNNNNNNNNNNNNNNNNNNNNNNNNNNNNNNNNNNNNNNNNNNNNNNNNNNNNNNNNNNNNNNNNNNNNNNNNNNNNNNNNNNNNNNNNNNNNNNNNNNNNNNNNNNNNNNNNNNNNNNNNNNNNNNNNNNNNNNNNNNNNNNNNNNNNNNNNNNNNNNNNNNNNNNNNNNNNNNNNNNNNNNNNNNNNNNNNNNNNNNNNNNNNNNNNNNNNNNNNNNNNNNNNNNNNNNNNNNNNNNNNNNNNNNNNNNNNNNNNNNNNNNNNNNNNNNNNNNNNNNNNNNNNNNNNNNNNNNNNNNNNNNNNNNNNNNNNNNNNNNNNNNNNNNNNNNNNNNNNNNNNNNNNNNNNNNNNNNNNNNNNNNNNNNNNNNNNNNNNNNNNNNNNNNNNNNNNNNNNNNNNNNNNNNNNNNNNNNNNNNNNNNNNNNNNNNNNNNNNNNNNNNNNNNNNNNNNNNNNNNNNNNNNNNNNNNNNNNNNNNNNNNNNNNNNNNNNNNNNNNNNNNNNNNNNNNNNNNNNNNNNNNNNNNNNNNNNNNNNNNNNNNNNNNNNNNNNNNNNNNNNNNNNNNNNNNNNNNNNNNNNNNNNNNNNNNNNNNNNNNNNNNNNNNNNNNNNNNNNNNNNNNNNNNNNNNNNNNNNNNNNNNNNNNNNNNNNNNNNNNNNNNNNNNNNNNNNNNNNNNNNNNNNNNNNNNNNNNNNNNNNNNNNNNNNNNNNNNNNNNNNNNNNNNNNNNNNNNNNNNNNNNNNNNNNNNNNNNNNNNNNNNNNNNNNNNNNNNNNNNNNNNNNNNNNNNNNNNNNNNNNNNNNNNNNNNNNNNNNNNNNNNNNNNNNNNNNNNNNNNNNNNNNNNNNNNNNNNNNNNNNNNNNNNNNNNNNNNNNNNNNNNNNNNNNNNNNNNNNNNNNNNNNNNNNNNNNNNNNNNNNNNNNNNNNNNNNNNNNNNNNNNNNNNNNNNNNNNNNNNNNNNNNNNNNNNNNNNNNNNNNNNNNNNNNNNNNNNNNNNNNNNNNNNNNNNNNNNNNNNNNNNNNNNNNNNNNNNNNNNNNNNNNNNNNNNNNNNNNNNNNNNNNNNNNNNNNNNNNNNNNNNNNNNNNNNNNNNNNNNNNNNNNNNNNNNNNNNNNNNNNNNNNNNNNNNNNNNNNNNNNNNNNNNNNNNNNNNNNNNNNNNNNNNNNNNNNNNNNNNNNNNNNNNNNNNNNNNNNNNNNNNNNNNNNNNNNNNNNNNNNNNNNNNNNNNNNNNNNNNNNNNNNNNNNNNNNNNNNNNNNNNNNNNNNNNNNNNNNNNNNNNNNNNNNNNNNNNNNNNNNNNNNNNNNNNNNNNNNNNNNNNNNNNNNNNNNNNNNNNNNNNNNNNNNNNNNNNNNNNNNNNNNNNNNNNNNNNNNNNNNNNNNNNNNNNNNNNNNNNNNNNNNNNNNNNNNNNNNNNNNNNNNNNNNNNNNNNNNNNNNNNNNNNNNNNNNNNNNNNNNNNNNNNNNNNNNNNNNNNNNNNNNNNN
This genomic interval carries:
- the C6H11orf68 gene encoding UPF0696 protein C11orf68 homolog yields the protein MPEELLEEEIPVGNQEDGFTAEHLAAEAMAADMDPWLVFDARCTPPCELDPWLATYPPSQVSRYGGPSDPNPKPVGWIAVYGPDFSPGAGDVQGLQGAWEALQASGRPITPAVLRELALTHQVLTGKWLMHLSPGFKLDHAWAGIARAVVEGKLQVAKVSPRAQEKERQVICVYTDDFTDQEGVLKADSAIRAAGVKCPLTYKPDVYTYLGIYRANRWHLCPTLYESSYHLESDPHCSRVLDRLNNTALT